A region of the Sminthopsis crassicaudata isolate SCR6 chromosome 6, ASM4859323v1, whole genome shotgun sequence genome:
TGGGAAAGTTTGGCTTCTTAAACAAAAGAATGGTGATCTTGAGTTGTGGCTGTCAGGTCTGGGTTGTCTGCAGATCGATGGGAGTGATATTACAAATGCTAGGGCTCTTGTGCCATTCtttgtcatataaaaatataattgagacaacattatgaaaaaatattgtaCCTGAATTCAAAGACATTGCCATTCAATAGCTCTTGCCTTTAGTCACATTATCTCAATATTTTGGACCATagactctttcctctctctccagcCACAAAATAAAAGAGTGGGTTAGGCAATGTCCAAAGTCTCTTCCATTTCCAATAGTCTtttattattcacttttttttctcctttctaaattCTTTCATCTTATAGATTAATTTTTCCTTCCCCTACATTggctttggtcacaaattctttctccATATATTCAGTGACCTTGAGATAAAATTAGACTTCTGAAAGGAActgacttgtttctttttttttttttttaattcatttttccaaattatcccctccctccctccactccctccccgtgatggcaggtaatcccatacattttgcatgtgttacaatataacctagatacaatatatgtgtgtaaatacctttcttgttgcacattaattattagcttctgaaggtataagtaacctgcgtagatagacagtagtgctaacaatttacattcgcttcccagtgttccttctctgggtatagttattcctgtccattattgatcaactggaagtgagttggatcttctttatgttgaagatttccacttccatcagaatacatcctcatacagtattgttgttgaagtgtacagtgatcttctggttctgctcatttcactcagcaacagttgatttaagtctctccaagcctcactgtattcctcctgctggtcatttcttacagagcaataataatccataaccttcatataccacaatttacccaaccattctccaactgatggacatccattcaacttccagtttctagctacaacaaaaagagctgccacaaacatcttggcacatacaggtccctttccaccctttagtatttctttgggatataatcccaataatagcaatgctgggtcaaagggtatgcacagtttgacaggaACTGacttgtttcttaaaaaaatccatacaaaaatgatgaaatcaaCCCACAGTATATAGAAGAAGTCAGACATACCAAACTCAGTGATTGAATCCTCATTCTGTCAGGTTTTCCCCTCTAAATTTGTCATGTACTAGTATTCTGttaagcattttattaattttactgatatagctCTATTAAGAATGTCTCAGGTCTTCCTTTGGATTAACTCCAAAGTTAATCTccacaaattttaaagtgctgtaAGGGGAATGAGGAGTTCTAGTTTCTATATCAAGGATTCCAACAACAATGTTTTGTACTCTTTCTAACTCCGTGGACTGAAATGTTTAGGGGAACAGAATCATCCTTCATCAACATGAAAATACTAGGGATACTAATCCTTTATTGCATTGGCTAAATTAATAGTAACTACCCATAGAGTCAATTCATCAATAAGTAGTTATTAATTCCTACTATATAAAAAAGAGTACACTAGGTGATGGGAATATGAAgacaaacattaaataatttgtggtctcaaaatttatattttattacaagAAAAACATACACAATAAGCATATACaagcatatatgcatgtatgtttcTGTTTACTAaagtgtatgcatacacatatgtatatatctaaatatatgcatatatatatatatatcagatatatATCAGATATATCAACTAGAAAATATGTTGTTGCCTACTAATTTCCTGAGAGTTTCCTTCACATCTTTGTTCCTCAAACTGTATATTATGGGATTCAGCATGGGGATCACTATTGTATAAAAAACAGAAGTCACTTTGACTATGAGCCATGAGCTTTTGGAAGTGGGTACAcagtagagaaagagaatggTCCCATGAAAGATGGTGATCGCTGTTAGATGGGAGGCACAAGTGGAGAATGCTTTACGCCTCCCACTGGCAGAACGCATTTTCATGAcagtgacaaaaataaaaagataggaCATGATAATGATTATAAGGGTGCTTAATTCATTGAAATTAGCAAAGATAACAAGTATCATTTCACTAAAATGTCTATCTGAGCAGGAAGCAGAGAGGATGACAGAGTATTCACAAAGGAAATTATTGATAATATTAGTCCCACAAAAAGACAATACCAGGAGAGAGTATGTGAATATCAGGGAAGATATTATTCCCCATGAATATGCCCCAGTCACCAGCAAGATACAAAGCTTCTGAGACATGGCAACTGTGTAGAGAAGAGGATTACAAATGGCCACAAAGCGGTCATAGGCCATCACTGCCAACATGAATGTTTCTGTTATCACGGATGTTGCAGTAAAAAAGAATTGTGTGATGCAAGCTGAAATCGAGATTGTTCTATCTTCCACAAGTAAATTCTCTAATAGTTTGGGGGTAACTACAGTAGAATAACAGAAATCCACAAAGGACAAGTGACTAAGAAAGAAATACATGAGGGTGTGGAGTTTGGGGTTGATCTTGATGACTACAATCATGCCCAGATTTCCCATAACAGTTACCACATAAATGGTCAAAAACACAAGGAAGAGAGGGACTTGAAGAACTGGGTAATCAGAAAATCCTATGAGTATGAATGTAGCTTCAACAGTCTGATTTTTTTCAGCATTCAACATGGTCCCTGGTAGAAAGAAGTAgaaagtgtatttttaaaaacaaaacattaagaaTAGTGGAAGAAAAGCTTTAGGGGTGGGTAGTTTGACATTGTTAAATCTAGCTTCTATTATAAGCTTGAGAGAGCCAGTTGATAAATTTTCATGTGAGCATTAACAACTTGGAAATTAGATAAAAGTCATAAATCAGAACTTGAATTATTGCATAGTAGGTTGTCTCAATCTAAGaaattgttataaaaatgttaataatgcagattaaacttaaaattttgtcttttttcagacttttaacatttttattcagGATAGTgaaatttgtaattatattacatgtatattacatatacatatatatatatgtataacaactCTTAAAATTCTGAATAGCAAACTTTTCATGAAAGTTAagaaatctaaaatctaaaaaaattagcTTTCTTAGCATTGCACCTCTTTCCATGATCTCTTATAGCTCCCAATAACTACACCCCTCTTTCAATATATGGAGTACTTGCTACCTGCAATGTTCACTTTCAATTCTGTATATTTTGGTTTATAATATTAATAGAAATAGGATCTAGATATAAGAATTCTTTGGTATTTAAAACTCTCATAGAAAGACAATCTCTGGACTTATGTAGATTGTTGTCTTTTTTGTCCCTTAAAGTCTTAAGTACTTGCTCAGAGCACTGGGATATTCAATGATTAGCCAATGGTCTTAAATTTAGTATATAGCAAAGGAACATTTTAGAACTTGGTCTTCCTGATGCTGAAAGTAACTTTCAATATGGTATACCaacttgtctttcatattatTAAGGATGATATATAGATatctttatatcatatatataatatacatatatgatatatgatatatacacacagataataagcatatatataaacacagatttatagataaatatcataatatatattaaacactttTTCAACAGGTTATATTTAACACCATGGTATCCttattgtataaaataatatatctattataaaatattggtatatatgtatatatagaaaaaaagattagatcAATGACTGATAAAAGATAGATAAAGCAGGTTTGTTTCTATCCATCTACCAACTCCATATCTGAGTTTCAGAAAATTAGGCCAACAGAGGTCAAAATCTGGCAAAGCCTTTTAAGTTGGAAGGGATCAAACTACAAGAAAATGGGATACAAGAGATTTGTTTTCTCAGAATCGAATATGCTGTATTTAAATAAGTTTATTGTTTAGTGGTTATGAGAGGATATAATATGAGAGGAATAAGTCTTTGAGAGAAATCTGCTTCTAACGATTTGTGATACATATTGCAATACAATTTCAGATTAGTCAAGTACAAAAACAGTATCTCTTTCACCTCCAAAAAAAGCTTTGAATCCCTTGAACACTGGAACTATATTTAATGATTCACAGCTTTACGGTATGTTATTCTTaagaagtattaaataaatgcatgttgattatACTTAATATATTAATTCCACAACTACACTTTCTCATTTTTAGATGccataaggaaattaaaattatgcTTTATCTTTTAATA
Encoded here:
- the LOC141545789 gene encoding olfactory receptor 5D18-like, with protein sequence MLNAEKNQTVEATFILIGFSDYPVLQVPLFLVFLTIYVVTVMGNLGMIVVIKINPKLHTLMYFFLSHLSFVDFCYSTVVTPKLLENLLVEDRTISISACITQFFFTATSVITETFMLAVMAYDRFVAICNPLLYTVAMSQKLCILLVTGAYSWGIISSLIFTYSLLVLSFCGTNIINNFLCEYSVILSASCSDRHFSEMILVIFANFNELSTLIIIIMSYLFIFVTVMKMRSASGRRKAFSTCASHLTAITIFHGTILFLYCVPTSKSSWLIVKVTSVFYTIVIPMLNPIIYSLRNKDVKETLRKLVGNNIFSS